From Geotalea uraniireducens Rf4:
GCCGACCACCTTTGTTTCCAGCGATGCATGAAGTTGGATCGGGTCCACGTAGTCGTACTCAATGGCGTAGGCGGGACGCATGATTTCGACCCGCTCCAATCCATAAATGGAGCGATAAAACGCCCATTGCACGTCAATCGGAAGCGATGTGGAGAGGCCACTCGGGTAGACTTCGACCGTATCCACCCCCTCCGGCTCAATGAATGTCTGATGACGGTCCTTCTCGGGAAAGCGGACGACCTTGTCCTCTATTGACGGGCAGTAACGAGGCCCCACCCCCTCTATGATGCCGGAATAGAGTGGTGAACGGTCCAGACCCGACCGGATGATGTCATGGCTTCGCTCGTTGGTATAGGCAATGTGGCAGGGTACCTGGGATTGGGTAATCTTATCGGTAGAGAACGAAAACGGAATCGGCGGATTATCTCCATACTGCGGCTCCAGCCTGCTGAAATCGATGGTGCGGCCATCAAGCCTTGCCGGCGTCCCGGTCTTGAGCCTTCCCACCTTAAAGCCACATTCCTCCAGGCTGACGGAAAGACCGACTGACGGCAGGTCCCCCGCCCTCCCCCCCGGATAATGGGTTAAACCGATATGGATCAGGCCGCGCATGAATGTTCCAGTGGTGAGGATAATGGTTTTCCCCAGGTAGCGCACCCCGGCCTTGGTATCGACACCGACTACATTCCCGTCTTCAACAAGAAGGCTGGTCACCTCGGCCTGCTTGAGATCAAGCTTATCCTGGTGCTCCAGTATCCGCTTCATCCGCAATCGATACTGCTGCTTGTCTGCTTGCGCACGTGAGGCGCGTACCGCCGGCCCCTTTTTGGTGTTGAGAATGCGAAACTGGATACCGGTGGCATCGATATTCTTCGCCATCTCTCCGCCCAGGGCATCGATTTCCTTGACCAGATGCCCCTTGGCCAGGCCACCTATTGCCGGATTACAAGACATCAAGGCAATGGCATCCAGATTGATGCTCAGCAACAGCGTGCAGCACCCCATCCTGGCAGCGGCCAACGCTGCTTCACAACCAGCATGACCTCCCCCCACAACTACAACATCGTAACTCTTATCGTATGCTATCAACTACCGACTCCACACATGTTTAGTTAATTTTCGGTTTCACAATTTTGCTTCAAGAATACTGTATCCCAGCTGTAGCGCTTCTATTTGCAAGGCTTTACCGTCATTGTTTCACGTGAAACATTTTCTATTTACCAATGCAAAAGCGTTGGAAAATAAGATCAAGCACGTCATCCGCGGTTGTTTCACCGGTAACTTCTCCGATTGCGGAAAGTGCATCACGAAGATCGATGGCCAATAAATCCAGTTCCATGCCGGCAACCAAGTTGCCTCTAAAACGAAGCAAAGCATCCCTGCTCTTTTGGAGCGCGTCGCGATGTCTTGCTTGAGAAACGGCAACATATTCGCGGCTGTCAACTGCATGATTATGAATGAACGCCTCAAAAATGGCATCCTGGAGAGCGTCGATACCATCACCCGTCAAAGTGGAAACGGCAATGATCGGAACATCGGGTAACTGTGGCATATCAAAAGATCGGCAGATATCCGATTTATTCATCACAACGATGAAATTACAGGGTGCCAAAACATCGAGAATCGCCTGATCTTCCGAGGAAAACGGTAGCGATGAATCAATAATAAAGAGCACCAGATCGGCCGAAGGTATCTTATCGAGGGAAAGCTTTATTCCCTCCCTCTCTACCCGGTCATCGGATTCACGAATGCCGGCAGTATCGAGTAGCTTAACGGGCAGTCCTTTGATCGTCACCACTTCTTCTATAAGATCGCGGGTCGTTCCGGGAACCGACGTGACAATTGCCCGTTTCTCCCGTAAAAGAGTATTTAACAGGCTCGATTTACCGACATTCGGTTTACCGGCAATAACCACAGACACACCGTCACGCAACACCTTGCCCTCGTTAAACCCGGCCAGCAAGGTTTCCAATTCAGTCAAAGAGCAATCCACATGAGCCCCAACCTGCTGAATGCCCAATACATCAATGTCTTCTTCGGGAAAGTCTATAAAAGCCTCGATTAAAGCAAGTGACGAAACTATCCCGTCTTTAACCCGGGCAATACGCTGAGAGAGCAATCCTTCTCGCTGATGCTGGGCAAGTGCAAGTGACTTTTCGGTCTTGCTGCGTATCACATCAATAATCGCCTCAGCCTGGACAAGATCAATGCGGCCGTTAAGAAAAGCTCGCTTGGTGAACTCGCCCGGCCCAGCCAGACGCGTCCCTTGTTGCAAAACAAGGTCGAGAATCCGCTGCACAACCAGATAACCACCATGACATTGTATTTCCAGGACATCTTCACGGGTATAGGAATGTGGTCCCTTCATGAAAACGACCATGACTTCATCAAGACAATCGGCACTGACCGGATCTATAATAGCACCATAATAAAAACGGTGGCTTTGTAAGCCACCGTCCCGGTTCCTCTTGAAAATTGCATCAGCTATAGACAGTACATGCCTACCGCTAACCCTGATAATGCCGACCCCACCTTCACCGGTGGGGGTACTTATGGCAGCAATCGTATCTTGAACATACATGGGTACTATCCCCGCAACAGCAGCTTATGACGGCAAAGACTTGTTGATGTAAGTCTGTTGCGCAATGGTAAGAATATTGTTTACCAGCCAGTAAAGCACAAGGCCGGATGGAAAATTCAAAAACATAAAGGTGAAAACCACGGGGAGTGCAAGCATCATTTTCGCCTGCACCGGATCCATGTTGCTCGGGGTCATTTTTTGTTGAACGAACATGGTAACGCCCATAATAACGGGTGTTACATAGTATGGGTCCTTTGCCGACAGATCCATAATCCAGAGCATGAAAGGAGCATGACGCAACTCGATGGAAAACATCAGCGCCTTATAGAGTGCAAAGAACACGGGAATCTGGACGATCATCGGCAGACACCCTCCCATGGGATTAACCTTATGCGTCTTGTAGAGATCCATGACGGCACGGTTCATGGCATCCCTGTCATTCTTGAACTTCTCCTTTAACTCCGCCATTTTTGGCTGAAGCTTTTGCATCTCCTTCATCGATTTGTAGCTCTTGTGGGTAAGGGGGAAAAACAAGAGCTTGAGGATAACGGTGATTATAATAATCGCAATGCCGTAGTTATGGGTATATGAATAAAAGAATTTGAGTGTACGGAGGAGCGGCTTGGCCAGAGCGGAAAACCAGCCAAAATCGATGGCCTCTTCAAGCCTGCTACCCTGCCCCTTCAGGATCTCCAGATCCTTGGGACCGTAAAATATTCTGTAATTAACTGCCGCACTCT
This genomic window contains:
- the mnmG gene encoding tRNA uridine-5-carboxymethylaminomethyl(34) synthesis enzyme MnmG, giving the protein MIAYDKSYDVVVVGGGHAGCEAALAAARMGCCTLLLSINLDAIALMSCNPAIGGLAKGHLVKEIDALGGEMAKNIDATGIQFRILNTKKGPAVRASRAQADKQQYRLRMKRILEHQDKLDLKQAEVTSLLVEDGNVVGVDTKAGVRYLGKTIILTTGTFMRGLIHIGLTHYPGGRAGDLPSVGLSVSLEECGFKVGRLKTGTPARLDGRTIDFSRLEPQYGDNPPIPFSFSTDKITQSQVPCHIAYTNERSHDIIRSGLDRSPLYSGIIEGVGPRYCPSIEDKVVRFPEKDRHQTFIEPEGVDTVEVYPSGLSTSLPIDVQWAFYRSIYGLERVEIMRPAYAIEYDYVDPIQLHASLETKVVGNLYHAGQINGTSGYEEAAAQGLIAGINAALRVQGKEPLILGRNDAYIGVMIDDLVTLGSKEPYRMFTSRAEYRLLLREDNADLRLCEKGYAIGLVREEEYRRFHAKKNMIEEELQRLRQEKLLPSEADDVFMEEFGLTGMQNAMTYEQLLRRPDIDSRELARIDKHIMEIPAAVREQVEIQIKYQGYIDRQLEQVERARKLESAKIPGDLEYAGLPGLSAEVREKLQQFRPDTLGQASRIPGVTPAAITILSIALKARNGR
- the mnmE gene encoding tRNA uridine-5-carboxymethylaminomethyl(34) synthesis GTPase MnmE, whose translation is MYVQDTIAAISTPTGEGGVGIIRVSGRHVLSIADAIFKRNRDGGLQSHRFYYGAIIDPVSADCLDEVMVVFMKGPHSYTREDVLEIQCHGGYLVVQRILDLVLQQGTRLAGPGEFTKRAFLNGRIDLVQAEAIIDVIRSKTEKSLALAQHQREGLLSQRIARVKDGIVSSLALIEAFIDFPEEDIDVLGIQQVGAHVDCSLTELETLLAGFNEGKVLRDGVSVVIAGKPNVGKSSLLNTLLREKRAIVTSVPGTTRDLIEEVVTIKGLPVKLLDTAGIRESDDRVEREGIKLSLDKIPSADLVLFIIDSSLPFSSEDQAILDVLAPCNFIVVMNKSDICRSFDMPQLPDVPIIAVSTLTGDGIDALQDAIFEAFIHNHAVDSREYVAVSQARHRDALQKSRDALLRFRGNLVAGMELDLLAIDLRDALSAIGEVTGETTADDVLDLIFQRFCIGK